The Prunus persica cultivar Lovell chromosome G7, Prunus_persica_NCBIv2, whole genome shotgun sequence genome has a segment encoding these proteins:
- the LOC18784446 gene encoding endoribonuclease Dicer homolog 2: MEIDGTQQQSAAPLLVEEATQEFVAMCAESEPYDDEQPSYVPAELVKPWCSNDASALYHCYLIQMKPNFCYDIPVNDIVLGMRSELDCDIANMTFDLEVGRGTITVNFKKAAEIHLSSEQVLQCRRFQITIFRILLDHELPNLGKVLERLCLGQNLGIESIDYLLLPAARMHQRPSIIDWECVTSVSFRCEENSEYHVDCSPPKNCSGVLHTKNGMVCTCRIQNSLVYTPHTGLLYCITGLLHDLNGNSLLRPRGRRARSYKTHYEEKHGIKLRFDQQLWLKGKHIFKVQNYLKSCRLHAERDSCHTSVELPPELCSIVMSPLSVSNLYSFSFVPSIMHRLESLLLAVNLKRMVLDRCTENVTIPTIKVLEAITTKHCKENLHLESLEALGDSFLKYAASQQLFKTYQNDDEGDLTVKREKIISNDALCKFGCDRKLPGFIRNECFDPKSWIIPGDYSGGSFLNEELLFNKRNIYIRGRRKVKSKRVADVVEALIGAFLSTGGEIAAIYFMNWVGIKVDLVHIPYERHFQVQPEKLIDVRHLESLLNNYSFRHPHLLLEALTHRSYMLPQIPGCYERLEFLGDAVLDYVITVYLYNKYPGMSPGVLTDMRSASVNNNCYALSAVKHRLHEHILAPDNVHSNIANTVNNFERLSMESTFGWESETSFSEVLADIIESLAGAIFVDSEYDKNAVFQSIRPLLEPLVSPETMPLNPVKEFHDYCQKMQYIMKKPVKSIQNGVATRTIEVEANGVVKYTYTSTASNNDTAKRLACKEFLRLSKGN; this comes from the exons ATGGAGATAGACGGAACCCAACAACAATCTGCTGCTCCTCTTCTTGTGGAAGAAGCGACACAAGAGTTTG TTGCCATGTGTGCAGAGAGTGAGCCTTATGATGATGAACAACCCAGTTATGTCCCAGCTGAGCTTGTCAAACCTTGGTGTTCAAATGATGCTAGTGCATTGTATCATTGCTACTTAATTCAGATGAAGCCGAATTTTTGTTATGATATTCCAGTTAATGATATCGTACTTGGCATGAGGAGCGAACTTGATTGCGATATTGCAAATATGACTTTTGACTTGGAAGTTGGCAGGGGTACTATAACTGTAAACTTTAAAAAGGCCGCAGAGATTCATCTTAGTTCAGAGCAA GTTCTTCAATGCAGAAGGTTCCAAATCACAATTTTTCGAATTCTACTGGATCACGAATTGCCAAATTTGGGAAAAGTTTTAGAGAGACTTTGTTTGGGACAAAATCTTGGGATTGAATCAATTGATTACCTTTTGCTTCCTGCAGCAAGAATGCACCAGAGACCTTCAATCATTGATTGGGAATGTGTGACGTCTGTTTCGTTTCGATGTGAAGAAAATTCTGAGTATCATGTAGATTGTTCTCCACCCAAAAATTGTTCCGGTGTTCTACATACCAAAAATGGTATGGTTTGTACTTGCAGGATCCAGAATTCCTTGGTCTATACCCCTCATACTGGTCTCCTGTATTGCATCACTGGTTTGTTGCATGACTTGAATGGGAACTCACTTCTGAGACCTAGGGGCAGGAGAGCCCGAAGCTACAAGACGCACTATGAAGAAAA GCATGGGATCAAGTTGCGTTTTGATCAGCAGTTATGGCTCAAGGGGAAACACATTTTCAAAGTACAAAATTATCTTAAGAGTTGCAGACTACATGCAGAAAGAG ATTCATGTCATACATCTGTTGAATTGCCGCCTGAACTTTGCTCTATAGTCATGTCGCCTTTATCAGTCAGCAATTTATATTCATTCTCCTTTGTTCCATCCATCATGCATCGTCTTGAATCTTTACTTCTTGCTGTCAACTTGAAAAGGATGGTTTTGGATCGTTGCACAGAAAATGTTACTATTCCAACCATTAAG GTATTGGAAGCTATTACCACAAAGCATTGCAAAGAGAACTTGCATTTGGAATCCTTAGAGGCTCTTGGAGATTCATTTCTTAAGTATGCTGCAAGTCAGCAGCTTTTTAAAACCTATCAAAATGATGATGAGGGGGATCTTACTGTaaagagggaaaaaataatttccaatGATGCCCTTTGCAAGTTTGGCTGTGACCGCAAACTTCCG GGCTTTATTCGTAACGAGTGTTTTGATCCGAAATCGTGGATTATACCTGGAGATTATTCTGGAGGTTCTTTCTTAAATGAGGAGTTGCTTTTTAATAAAAGGAATATCTACATTAGGGGAAGAAGGAAGGTAAAAAGTAAAAGGGTTGCTGATGTAGTTGAGGCACTAATTGGTGCATTTCTTAGCACAGGTGGTGAAATAGCTGCCATATATTTCATGAATTGGGTTGGTATAAAAGTGGATTTAGTCCATATACCATATGAGAGGCACTTCCAAGTGCAGCCAGAGAAGCTCATTGATGTCAGACATTTAGAATCCCTGCTTAACAACTATTCCTTTCGTCATCCTCATCTTCTACTGGAAGCACTAACCCATAGATCTTACATGCTTCCTCAGATTCCAGGATGTTACGAG CGGCTAGAATTTCTTGGTGATGCAGTGTTGGATTATGTGATCACTGTTTACTTGTACAATAAGTATCCTGGTATGTCACCGGGAGTTTTAACTGATATGAGGTCTGCTTCTGTGAACAACAATTGTTATGCACTATCTGCAGTGAAACATCGACTACACGAACACATTCTTGCTCCGGACAATGTCCACAGTAATATTGCCAACACTGTTAACAATTTTGAGAGGTTATCCATGGAATCAACTTTTGGATGGGAATCTGAGACATCTTTCTCCGAG GTACTTGCAGATATTATTGAGTCTCTAGCAGGGGCAATTTTTGTTGATTCTGAATATGATAAGAATGCCGTATTTCAAAGTATACGTCCCCTTTTAGAGCCGTTGGTTTCTCCAGAAACGATGCCGCTCAATCCTGTAAAAGAGTTCCATGACTATTGCCAAAAAATGCAGTATATTATGAAGAAACCTGTGAAGTCCATCCAAAACGGTGTGGCTACCAGGACAATAGAGGTTGAAGCGAACGGGGTTGTCAAATACACATATACATCAACAGCTTCTAATAACGATACAGCAAAAAGATTAGCTTGCAAAGAATTTTTGAGGTTGTCGAAAGGAAACTAA
- the LOC18783447 gene encoding endoribonuclease Dicer homolog 2 isoform X1 codes for MMSKETMEPIDMEIDGTQQSADPLVVEEATQELGSEPYDDEQPSYVPAELVKPWCSNDASVLYHCYLIEMKQNFCSYIPVNNVVLGLRSELNCDIANMNFDLVVDKGTITVNFKKATEIHLSPEQVLQCRRFQITIFRILVDCNLQNLKEVLERLSLGQNIGVESINYLLLPAARMHQKPLIIDWECVMSVPFRSEENSEYHIDCSPPNNCSGVLHTKNGMVCTCRVQNSLVCTPHTGLLDCITGLLDDLNGNSLLRPRGRRARTYKTHYEEKHGINLRVDQQLLLKGRHIFRVQNYLLSRRQQRKKESKPVELPPELCSIVMSPLSISNLYSFSIVPSIMYRLESLLLALNLKNMILDRCTENVTIPTIKVLEAITTKGCQENFNLESLETLGDSFLKYATSQQLFKTYQNNAEGLLSGQREKIVSNPALCKFGCDRKLPGFIRNECFDPKKWTIPGDYSGTSFLSEDLPFNERNIYIRGRRKVTDETVADVVEALIGAFLSTGGEIAAIYFMNWVGIKVDLVHIPYKRHFQVQPEKLIDVRYLKSLLNYSFHDPSLLLEALTHSSCMLPKIPGCYERLEFLGDAVLDYVITFYLYNKYRDMSSPGFITDMRSASVNNDCYALSAVKAGLHKHILASDNVDNDIANTVNNFGRLSIESTFGWEIETYFSEVLADIIESLAGAIFVDSEYDKDIVFQSIRPLLEPLVTPETMPLNHIREFKDICKKMQYIMKKPAIYTPNGVVTRTIEVEAKGVVIYKHTSTVSNNKTAEKVACKFFLRSLKETNLE; via the exons ATGATGTCGAAAGAAACAATGGAACCAATTGACATGGAGATAGATGGAACCCAACAATCTGCTGATCCTCTTGTGGTGGAAGAAGCCACACAAGAGCTTG GCAGTGAGCCTTATGATGATGAACAACCCAGTTATGTCCCAGCAGAGCTTGTCAAACCTTGGTGTTCAAATGATGCTAGTGTATTGTATCATTGCTACTTAATTGAGATGAAGCAgaatttttgttcttatatTCCTGTTAACAATGTTGTGCTTGGCCTGAGGAGCGAACTTAATTGCGATATTgcaaatatgaattttgatttggtagTTGACAAGGGTACTATAACAGTGAACTTTAAAAAGGCCACCGAGATTCATCTTAGTCCAGAGCAA GTTCTTCAATGCAGAAGGTTCCAAATCACAATTTTTCGAATTCTAGTggattgcaatttgcaaaatttgaaagaagtTTTAGAGAGACTTAGTTTGGGACAAAATATTGGGGTTGAATCTATTAATTACCTTTTGCTCCCGGCAGCAAGAATGCACCAGAAACCTTTGATCATTGATTGGGAATGCGTTATGTCTGTGCCGTTTCGATCTGAAGAAAATTCTGAGTATCACATAGATTGTTCTCCACCCAACAATTGTTCCGGTGTTCTACATACCAAAAATGGAATGGTTTGTACTTGCAGGGTCCAGAATTCCTTGGTCTGTACCCCTCATACTGGTCTCCTGGATTGCATCACTGGTTTGTTGGATGACTTGAATGGAAACTCACTTCTGAGACCTAGGGGCAGGAGAGCTCGTACCTACAAGACGCACTATGAAGAAAA GCATGGGATCAATTTGCGTGTTGATCAACAGTTGTTGCTCAAGGGGAGACACATTTTCAGGGTACAAAATTATCTTCTGAGTCGCAGGcaacagagaaaaaaag AATCAAAGCCTGTTGAATTGCCGCCTGAACTTTGCTCTATAGTCATGTCACCTTTATCAATCAGCAATTTATATTCATTCTCAATTGTTCCATCCATCATGTATCGTCTTGAATCTTTACTTCTTGCTCTGAACTTGAAGAATATGATTTTGGATCGTTGCACAGAAAATGTTACTATTCCAACCATTAAG GTCTTGGAAGCTATTACAACAAAAGGATGCCAAGAGAACTTCAATTTGGAATCCTTAGAGACTCTTGGAGATTCATTTCTTAAGTATGCTACAAGTCAGCAACTTTTTAAAACCTATCAAAATAATGCTGAAGGCCTTCTTAGTGGACAGAGGGAAAAAATAGTTTCTAATCCTGCCCTCTGCAAGTTCGGTTGTGACCGCAAACTCCCG GGCTTTATTCGTAATGAGTGTTTTGATCCAAAAAAGTGGACTATACCTGGAGATTATTCTGGAACTTCTTTCTTAAGTGAGGACTTGCCTTTTAATGAAAGAAACATCTACATTAGGGGAAGAAGGAAGGTAACAGATGAAACGGTTGCTGATGTAGTTGAGGCACTAATTGGTGCATTTCTTAGCACAGGTGGTGAAATAGCTGCCATATATTTCATGAATTGGGTTGGTATAAAGGTGGATTTAGTCCATATACCTTATAAGAGGCACTTCCAAGTGCAGCCAGAGAAGCTCATTGATGTCAGATATTTGAAGTCCCTGCTTAACTATTCATTTCATGATCCTTCTCTTCTACTGGAAGCACTAACCCATAGTTCTTGCATGCTTCCTAAGATTCCAGGATGTTATGAG CGGCTAGAATTTCTGGGTGATGCAGTGTTGGATTATGTGATCACTTTTTATTTGTACAATAAGTATCGTGATATGTCATCACCTGGATTTATAACTGATATGAGGTCTGCTTCTGTGAACAATGATTGTTATGCACTATCTGCTGTGAAAGCTGGATTGCACAAACATATTCTTGCTTCGGACAATGTCGACAATGATATTGCCAATACTGTTAACAATTTTGGGAGGTTATCTATTGAATCAACTTTTGGATGGGAAATCGAGACATACTTCTCCGAG GTACTTGCAGATATTATTGAATCTCTAGCAGGAGCAATTTTTGTTGATTCTGAATATGATAAGGATATCGTCTTTCAAAGTATACGTCCTCTCTTAGAGCCCTTGGTTACTCCAGAAACAATGCCGCTCAATCATATAAGAGAGTTCAAGGACATTTGCAAAAAAATGCAGTATATTATGAAGAAACCTGCCATCTACACCCCAAATGGTGTTGTTACCAGGACAATAGAGGTTGAAGCTAAGGGGGTCGTCATATACAAACATACATCAACAGTTTCTAATAACAAAACAGCAGAAAAAGTAGCttgcaaat tttttttgagGTCATTGAAGGAAACTAATCTAGAATGA
- the LOC109950165 gene encoding golgin candidate 5-like isoform X2, with product MEMKMMEAALQGAARQAQAKVDEIAKFMNKNEQLKSAIEDLKRKSNDAEVESLREEYHQRVATLERKVYALTKERDTLRREQNKKSDAAALLKEKDEIINQVMAEGEELSKKQAAQEGQIRKLRAQRV from the exons atggagatgaagatgatggaAGCTGCATTGCAAGGTGCTGCAAGACAGGCCCAG GCAAAAGTTGATGAGATTGCAAAGTTTAtgaataaaaatgaacaatTAAAATCTGCGATCGAGGATTTGAAG AGAAAATCCAATGATGCAGAAGTCGAGTCACTGCGAGAGGAATACCATCAAAGGGTTGCAACACTTGAAAGGAAG GTGTATGCTCTTACAAAGGAAAGGGACACGCTTCGGCGGGAGCAGAATAAGAAAAGTGATGCAGCTGCTCTTCTGAAGGAAAAGGatgaaataattaatcaagttATGGCTGAAG GTGAAGAGCTTTCAAAAAAGCAGGCTGCTCAAGAAGGACAGATTAGGAAATTAAGGGCTCAG AGAgtttga
- the LOC109950165 gene encoding golgin candidate 5-like isoform X1, with protein sequence MEMKMMEAALQGAARQAQAKVDEIAKFMNKNEQLKSAIEDLKRKSNDAEVESLREEYHQRVATLERKVYALTKERDTLRREQNKKSDAAALLKEKDEIINQVMAEGEELSKKQAAQEGQIRKLRAQIREFEEEKKGLITKLQVIHLC encoded by the exons atggagatgaagatgatggaAGCTGCATTGCAAGGTGCTGCAAGACAGGCCCAG GCAAAAGTTGATGAGATTGCAAAGTTTAtgaataaaaatgaacaatTAAAATCTGCGATCGAGGATTTGAAG AGAAAATCCAATGATGCAGAAGTCGAGTCACTGCGAGAGGAATACCATCAAAGGGTTGCAACACTTGAAAGGAAG GTGTATGCTCTTACAAAGGAAAGGGACACGCTTCGGCGGGAGCAGAATAAGAAAAGTGATGCAGCTGCTCTTCTGAAGGAAAAGGatgaaataattaatcaagttATGGCTGAAG GTGAAGAGCTTTCAAAAAAGCAGGCTGCTCAAGAAGGACAGATTAGGAAATTAAGGGCTCAG ATCAGAGAgtttgaagaagagaagaaagggtTGATTACTAAACTTCAGGTAATTCATTTATGTTAG
- the LOC18783540 gene encoding endoribonuclease Dicer homolog 2: MEPINIEIDGTQQQSAAALLVEEATQELASEPYDDQQPSYVPPELVKPWCSNDASVLYHCYLIQMKPNFCSDIPVNDIVLGMRSELDCDVANMNFDLGVGKSTITVNFKKAAEIHLSSEQILQCRRFQITIFRILMDHNLQKLEEVLERLSVGQNLEVESIDYLLLPAARMHQRPFIIDWECVMSVPFRSEENSEYHVDSSPPNNCSRVLHTKNGMVCTCRIQNSLVYTPHTGLLYCITGLLNDLNGNSRMIPRRRRARTYKTHYEEKHGIKLRFDQQLLLKGKHIFKVQNYLQSCRQQTEKDSCHTSVELPPELCSIVMSPLSVSNLYSFSLVPSIMHRLESLLLAFNLKRMVLDRCTENVTISTIKVLEAITTKHCQENLHLESLEALGDSFLKYAASQQLFKTYQNDDEGDLTEKKEKIISNAALCKLGCDCKLPGFIRNECFDPKKWIIPGDYSGSSFLNEKLPFNEKNIYIRGTRKIKGKRVADVVEALIGAFLSTGGEIAAIYFMNWVGIKVDLFHIPYERHFQVQPEKLIDVRHLESLLNNYSFRDPSLLLEALTHGSYMLPQIPGCYERLEFLGDAVLDYVITAHLYHKYPDMSPGLLTDMRSASVNNICYARTAVRAGLHKHILASDCVLHTDIANTVNNFGSLSAESTFGWESETYFSEVLADIIESLAGAIFVDSEYDKNAVFKSIRPLLEPLVSPETMPLNPAKEFHDYCQKMQYIMKKPVKSIQNGVATRTIEVEANGVVKYTHTSTASNNDTAKRLACREFLRLSKGN, encoded by the exons ATGGAACCAATTAACATTGAGATAGACGGAACCCAACAACAATCTGCTGCTGCTCTTCTTGTGGAAGAAGCGACACAAGAGCTTG CAAGTGAACCTTATGATGATCAACAACCCAGTTATGTACCACCTGAGCTTGTCAAACCTTGGTGTTCAAATGATGCTAGTGTATTGTATCATTGCTACTTAATCCAGATGAAGCCAAATTTTTGTTCTGATATTCCTGTTAATGATATCGTGCTTGGCATGAGGAGCGAACTTGATTGCGATGTTgcaaatatgaattttgattTGGGAGTTGGCAAGAGTACTATAACAGTAAACTTTAAAAAGGCCGCAGAGATTCATCTCAGTTCAGAGCAA ATTCTTCAATGCAGAAGGTTCCAAATCACAATTTTTCGAATTCTAATGGATCACAATTTGCAAAAGTTGGAAGAAGTTTTAGAAAGACTTAGTGTGGGACAAAATCTTGAGGTTGAATCAATTGATTACCTTTTGCTCCCGGCAGCAAGAATGCACCAGAGACCTTTCATCATTGATTGGGAATGCGTTATGTCTGTGCCGTTTAGATCTGAAGAAAATTCTGAGTATCACGTAGATTCTTCTCCACCCAACAATTGTTCTCGTGTTCTACATACCAAAAATGGTATGGTTTGTACTTGCAGGATCCAGAATTCCTTGGTCTATACCCCTCATACTGGTCTCCTGTATTGCATCACTGGTTTGTTGAATGACTTGAATGGGAACTCACGTATGATACCTAGGCGCAGGAGAGCTCGTACCTACAAGACACACTATGAAGAAAA GCATGGGATCAAGTTGCGTTTTGATCAGCAGTTATTGCTCAAGGGGAAACACATTTTCAAAGTACAAAATTATCTTCAGAGTTGCAGACAACAGACAGAAAAAG ATTCATGTCATACATCTGTTGAATTGCCGCCTGAACTTTGCTCTATAGTCATGTCGCCTTTATCAGTCAGCAATTTATATTCATTCTCCCTTGTTCCATCCATCATGCATCGTCTTGAATCTTTACTTCTTGCTTTCAACTTGAAAAGGATGGTTTTGGATCGTTGCACTGAAAATGTTACTATTTCAACCATTAAG GTCTTGGAAGCTATTACCACAAAACATTGCCAAGAGAACTTGCATTTGGAATCCTTAGAGGCTCTTGGAGATTCATTTCTAAAGTATGCTGCAAGTCAGCAGCTTTTTAAAACCTATCAAAATGATGATGAGGGCGATCTTActgaaaagaaggaaaaaataatttctaatGCTGCCCTATGCAAGCTTGGATGTGACTGCAAACTTCCG GGCTTTATTCGTAACGAATGTTTTGATCCGAAAAAGTGGATTATACCTGGAGATTATTCTGGAAGTTCTTTCTTAAATGAGAAGTTGccttttaatgaaaaaaacatCTACATTAGGGGAACAAGGAAGATAAAAGGTAAAAGGGTTGCTGATGTAGTTGAGGCACTAATTGGTGCATTTCTTAGCACAGGTGGTGAAATAGCTGCCATATATTTCATGAATTGGGTTGGTATAAAGGTGGATTTATTCCATATACCTTATGAGAGGCACTTCCAAGTGCAGCCAGAGAAGCTCATTGATGTCAGACATTTAGAATCCCTGCTTAACAACTATTCATTTCGTGATCCTTCTCTTTTACTGGAAGCACTAACCCATGGTTCTTACATGCTTCCTCAGATTCCAGGATGTTATGAG CGGCTTGAATTTCTTGGCGATGCGGTGTTGGATTATGTTATCACTGCTCATTTGTACCATAAGTATCCTGATATGTCACCAGGACTTTTAACTGATATGAGGTCTGCTTCCGTGAACAACATTTGTTATGCACGAACTGCTGTGAGAGCTGGATTACACAAACACATTCTTGCTTCGGACTGTGTCCTCCACACTGATATTGCTAACACTGTCAACAATTTTGGGAGCTTATCTGCAGAATCAACTTTTGGATGGGAATCTGAGACATACTTCTCCGAG GTACTTGCAGATATTATTGAGTCTCTAGCAGGGGCAATTTTTGTTGATTCTGAATATGATAAGAATGCCGTATTTAAAAGTATACGTCCCCTTTTAGAGCCGTTGGTTTCTCCAGAAACGATGCCGCTCAATCCTGCAAAAGAGTTCCATGACTATTGCCAAAAAATGCAGTACATTATGAAGAAACCTGTGAAGTCCATCCAAAACGGTGTGGCCACCAGGACAATAGAGGTTGAAGCAAACGGGGTCGTCAAATACACACATACATCAACAGCTTCTAATAACGATACAGCAAAAAGATTAGCTTGCAGAGAATTTTTGAGGTTGTCCAAAGGAAACTAA
- the LOC18783447 gene encoding endoribonuclease Dicer homolog 2 isoform X2: MMSKETMEPIDMEIDGTQQSADPLVVEEATQELGSEPYDDEQPSYVPAELVKPWCSNDASVLYHCYLIEMKQNFCSYIPVNNVVLGLRSELNCDIANMNFDLVVDKGTITVNFKKATEIHLSPEQVLQCRRFQITIFRILVDCNLQNLKEVLERLSLGQNIGVESINYLLLPAARMHQKPLIIDWECVMSVPFRSEENSEYHIDCSPPNNCSGVLHTKNGMVCTCRVQNSLVCTPHTGLLDCITGLLDDLNGNSLLRPRGRRARTYKTHYEEKHGINLRVDQQLLLKGRHIFRVQNYLLSRRQQRKKESKPVELPPELCSIVMSPLSISNLYSFSIVPSIMYRLESLLLALNLKNMILDRCTENVTIPTIKVLEAITTKGCQENFNLESLETLGDSFLKYATSQQLFKTYQNNAEGLLSGQREKIVSNPALCKFGCDRKLPGFIRNECFDPKKWTIPGDYSGTSFLSEDLPFNERNIYIRGRRKVTDETVADVVEALIGAFLSTGGEIAAIYFMNWVGIKVDLVHIPYKRHFQVQPEKLIDVRYLKSLLNYSFHDPSLLLEALTHSSCMLPKIPGCYERLEFLGDAVLDYVITFYLYNKYRDMSSPGFITDMRSASVNNDCYALSAVKAGLHKHILASDNVDNDIANTVNNFGRLSIESTFGWEIETYFSEDCKHRVGRGRDGRGIWIKKRLYGVSLPWS; the protein is encoded by the exons ATGATGTCGAAAGAAACAATGGAACCAATTGACATGGAGATAGATGGAACCCAACAATCTGCTGATCCTCTTGTGGTGGAAGAAGCCACACAAGAGCTTG GCAGTGAGCCTTATGATGATGAACAACCCAGTTATGTCCCAGCAGAGCTTGTCAAACCTTGGTGTTCAAATGATGCTAGTGTATTGTATCATTGCTACTTAATTGAGATGAAGCAgaatttttgttcttatatTCCTGTTAACAATGTTGTGCTTGGCCTGAGGAGCGAACTTAATTGCGATATTgcaaatatgaattttgatttggtagTTGACAAGGGTACTATAACAGTGAACTTTAAAAAGGCCACCGAGATTCATCTTAGTCCAGAGCAA GTTCTTCAATGCAGAAGGTTCCAAATCACAATTTTTCGAATTCTAGTggattgcaatttgcaaaatttgaaagaagtTTTAGAGAGACTTAGTTTGGGACAAAATATTGGGGTTGAATCTATTAATTACCTTTTGCTCCCGGCAGCAAGAATGCACCAGAAACCTTTGATCATTGATTGGGAATGCGTTATGTCTGTGCCGTTTCGATCTGAAGAAAATTCTGAGTATCACATAGATTGTTCTCCACCCAACAATTGTTCCGGTGTTCTACATACCAAAAATGGAATGGTTTGTACTTGCAGGGTCCAGAATTCCTTGGTCTGTACCCCTCATACTGGTCTCCTGGATTGCATCACTGGTTTGTTGGATGACTTGAATGGAAACTCACTTCTGAGACCTAGGGGCAGGAGAGCTCGTACCTACAAGACGCACTATGAAGAAAA GCATGGGATCAATTTGCGTGTTGATCAACAGTTGTTGCTCAAGGGGAGACACATTTTCAGGGTACAAAATTATCTTCTGAGTCGCAGGcaacagagaaaaaaag AATCAAAGCCTGTTGAATTGCCGCCTGAACTTTGCTCTATAGTCATGTCACCTTTATCAATCAGCAATTTATATTCATTCTCAATTGTTCCATCCATCATGTATCGTCTTGAATCTTTACTTCTTGCTCTGAACTTGAAGAATATGATTTTGGATCGTTGCACAGAAAATGTTACTATTCCAACCATTAAG GTCTTGGAAGCTATTACAACAAAAGGATGCCAAGAGAACTTCAATTTGGAATCCTTAGAGACTCTTGGAGATTCATTTCTTAAGTATGCTACAAGTCAGCAACTTTTTAAAACCTATCAAAATAATGCTGAAGGCCTTCTTAGTGGACAGAGGGAAAAAATAGTTTCTAATCCTGCCCTCTGCAAGTTCGGTTGTGACCGCAAACTCCCG GGCTTTATTCGTAATGAGTGTTTTGATCCAAAAAAGTGGACTATACCTGGAGATTATTCTGGAACTTCTTTCTTAAGTGAGGACTTGCCTTTTAATGAAAGAAACATCTACATTAGGGGAAGAAGGAAGGTAACAGATGAAACGGTTGCTGATGTAGTTGAGGCACTAATTGGTGCATTTCTTAGCACAGGTGGTGAAATAGCTGCCATATATTTCATGAATTGGGTTGGTATAAAGGTGGATTTAGTCCATATACCTTATAAGAGGCACTTCCAAGTGCAGCCAGAGAAGCTCATTGATGTCAGATATTTGAAGTCCCTGCTTAACTATTCATTTCATGATCCTTCTCTTCTACTGGAAGCACTAACCCATAGTTCTTGCATGCTTCCTAAGATTCCAGGATGTTATGAG CGGCTAGAATTTCTGGGTGATGCAGTGTTGGATTATGTGATCACTTTTTATTTGTACAATAAGTATCGTGATATGTCATCACCTGGATTTATAACTGATATGAGGTCTGCTTCTGTGAACAATGATTGTTATGCACTATCTGCTGTGAAAGCTGGATTGCACAAACATATTCTTGCTTCGGACAATGTCGACAATGATATTGCCAATACTGTTAACAATTTTGGGAGGTTATCTATTGAATCAACTTTTGGATGGGAAATCGAGACATACTTCTCCGAG GACTGCAAACATAGGGTAGGTAGAGGTAGAGATGGAAGAGGTATTTGGATCAAGAAAAGATTGTATGGTGTGAGTTTACCTTGGAGTTAG